A portion of the Anoxybacillus gonensis genome contains these proteins:
- a CDS encoding cytochrome ubiquinol oxidase subunit I, producing the protein MERDEHFGMDHVLTARTLFGTTMAFHIIFATLGVGIPFMILLAELLYQKTKDNDYALMANRWTKALAILLGVAIPSGTIAGVQLSLLWPGFMEVVGKVMALPFQIEIYAFFVEALFLSIYVYAADRISPAMRIVSLTLVAIGAAASAILITNVHAFEGTPTGFRIENGQIVDVNPWEAFFNPSFAVTATHVVLSAYMTGAFTIASIAAYHMLKNRRHERIQLFHKKALMLGLTVGGVFSLLTAINGHESAQLLHEYQPEKLAAAEGLFETQSHAPLVIGGFTDRETQTVKWGIEIPWLLSFLAGNRFDTVVVGLNDFPEEWWPPLFVHTLFNAMVGIGMFLLLLSIVGFVWHRIRKQHIFPNWFMWTVVTAGLLALLGIEFGWIFACTGRQPWVIYRMMTTAEAVTQSTNLGTLFLLFTSIYVFLLVAVVLVLRSYFRRHPIEQHLSTHM; encoded by the coding sequence ATGGAAAGGGATGAACATTTCGGTATGGATCACGTATTAACAGCAAGAACGTTATTTGGTACAACCATGGCGTTTCATATTATTTTTGCGACGCTTGGAGTCGGTATTCCGTTCATGATTTTATTGGCCGAGCTACTATATCAAAAAACGAAAGACAATGACTACGCTCTCATGGCTAATCGTTGGACAAAAGCGCTCGCCATTTTGCTTGGCGTAGCGATTCCGTCTGGTACTATCGCAGGAGTACAACTTTCACTTTTATGGCCAGGCTTTATGGAAGTGGTCGGCAAAGTGATGGCGCTTCCGTTTCAAATTGAAATTTATGCGTTTTTCGTCGAAGCGTTATTTTTATCTATTTACGTATACGCAGCAGACCGTATCTCTCCAGCAATGCGCATCGTAAGCTTGACGCTTGTTGCCATCGGAGCAGCCGCTTCTGCCATTTTAATCACGAACGTTCACGCCTTTGAAGGTACACCGACTGGCTTTCGTATCGAAAACGGGCAAATTGTTGACGTCAATCCGTGGGAGGCGTTTTTTAATCCAAGCTTTGCCGTCACAGCAACACACGTCGTTTTATCAGCGTATATGACAGGTGCGTTTACGATCGCTTCAATCGCGGCATATCACATGTTGAAAAATAGACGCCATGAACGCATCCAACTTTTTCATAAAAAAGCGCTCATGCTCGGTTTAACAGTTGGCGGCGTATTTTCTTTACTAACAGCAATAAACGGACATGAATCAGCTCAACTTCTTCATGAATATCAACCTGAAAAATTAGCTGCTGCTGAAGGATTGTTTGAAACACAGTCGCACGCCCCGCTCGTCATCGGCGGTTTTACGGACCGTGAAACACAAACGGTCAAATGGGGAATTGAAATTCCGTGGTTACTTAGCTTTTTAGCGGGCAATCGTTTCGATACCGTCGTTGTCGGATTGAATGACTTTCCAGAAGAATGGTGGCCACCATTGTTTGTCCATACACTTTTTAATGCAATGGTCGGAATCGGCATGTTTCTTCTCCTTCTTTCCATTGTCGGATTCGTTTGGCATCGCATAAGAAAACAACACATATTTCCGAACTGGTTTATGTGGACAGTTGTTACTGCTGGGCTGCTCGCTCTTCTCGGCATTGAATTTGGCTGGATTTTTGCTTGTACAGGGAGACAGCCTTGGGTCATTTATCGCATGATGACAACGGCAGAAGCTGTAACACAGTCAACAAATTTAGGAACACTCTTTCTTTTATTTACGTCCATTTACGTATTTTTACTCGTCGCAGTCGTGCTCGTCTTGCGTTCTTATTTCCGACGCCATCCGATTGAACAACACTTATCTACGCACATGTAG
- a CDS encoding cytochrome d ubiquinol oxidase subunit II — MTDELIAISILWGFIFIYAVMATMDFGAGFWSMVYINRPQTKATKIANRYLSPTWEVTNVFIVAIVVALVSFFPGATFMLGTILLIPGSIILLLLTVRSAFLVFSHVAPKYEKVLVYISGISGLLIPAFLISVLPITHGSFVETMNGVSRLRLDRLFTSPHEYAFIAFAITSTLFLSSLLLADYSNEANEIEAYTIYRRDALIIGPFALLSSILIMVTMRNEARWLYDGMIARWPWLVASVVLFLLAGGALFLPSWKRKNGRGMPRLAVVAIVLQYFCASYAYGKAHLPYMIYPNVTIESGFTHPNTFRALFVTYIVGFAILFPGFIYFWRLFMKDRRYVANDEK, encoded by the coding sequence ATGACAGATGAATTAATTGCTATTTCAATTTTATGGGGATTTATTTTTATTTACGCCGTCATGGCGACGATGGACTTTGGAGCAGGGTTTTGGTCGATGGTATATATAAACCGCCCGCAAACGAAAGCAACGAAAATCGCAAACCGATATTTATCACCGACATGGGAAGTGACAAACGTCTTTATCGTTGCGATCGTCGTGGCGCTCGTCAGCTTTTTTCCCGGAGCGACATTTATGCTTGGAACCATTTTACTTATACCCGGAAGCATCATTTTACTTTTGCTTACTGTACGTAGTGCGTTCCTCGTTTTTTCACACGTTGCTCCTAAATATGAAAAAGTGCTTGTTTACATTTCTGGTATAAGCGGCTTACTTATTCCAGCCTTTTTAATTAGCGTCTTGCCAATTACGCATGGTTCTTTTGTTGAAACAATGAATGGAGTCAGTCGCCTACGGCTTGATCGCTTATTTACAAGCCCACATGAATATGCATTTATCGCCTTTGCGATTACAAGTACACTCTTTCTTTCGTCGCTTTTATTAGCAGACTACTCAAACGAAGCAAATGAAATAGAAGCATATACGATTTATCGCCGCGATGCACTCATCATCGGGCCGTTTGCTCTTCTCTCCTCTATTCTCATTATGGTCACGATGCGAAACGAAGCGCGCTGGCTATATGACGGAATGATTGCACGTTGGCCGTGGCTTGTCGCTTCTGTCGTATTATTTCTCTTAGCTGGCGGGGCACTTTTTCTTCCTTCATGGAAAAGAAAAAACGGACGCGGAATGCCACGTCTTGCGGTTGTAGCCATCGTCTTACAATATTTTTGTGCAAGTTACGCATACGGAAAAGCTCATTTACCATATATGATTTATCCGAATGTAACAATCGAATCCGGATTTACGCATCCGAATACGTTTCGTGCCCTTTTTGTGACGTATATCGTCGGCTTTGCTATTTTATTTCCAGGATTCATTTATTTTTGGCGGCTGTTTATGAAAGACCGGCGCTATGTAGCAAATGATGAAAAATAA
- a CDS encoding ribonucleoside-diphosphate reductase subunit alpha has translation MVYIKQQTEGNEETIRTLLFPIFKDFPHLASERYIERTVRALAHTQRYNDMMNKLILNALDEITVEQPDWTFVAARLYLQQLYDEAANNRGYDVSDTYRYFYELQIMLVDLGIYDSFLLERYTKEELQEASTWIDTKKDELFTYIGLKTLVDRYLAKGYGGEIYELPQERFLTIALTLMAYEHPTKRMALAKEAYWALSNQYMTVATPTYANAGKSYGQLSSCFIDTVDDSLIGIYESNTDIARLSKGGGGIGVYLGKIRARNSDIKGFKGVSSGVIPWMRQLNNTAVSVDQLGTRQGSIAVYLDVWHKDIFSFLDAKLNNGDERQKCHDLFYGVCIPDLFMEQVEKRGDWYLFDPHEVKKVMGWKDKHGNPLGLEDFYDEERGNGSFREKYEECINHPELSKERVPAIEIMKRILKSQLETGTPYMFYRDEANRMNPNKHAGMIYSSNLCTEIMQNMSPTIVTKEYTEDGEIIVHKKPGDFVVCNLSSIHLARAVQDDVLERLIPIQVRMLDNVIDLNEKRIEVLQAVLTNKKYRAIGLGAFSWHHLLALKGIKWNSEESVQLADQLFEKIAYLTIQASMELAKEKGAYPAFEGSDWHTGKYFELRGYYSHDELDWDHLKQQVMAYGMRNGYLMAPAPNASTSVLANGTASCDPVFNRLYFEEKKNYKIPVTVPDLNAKTFWFYDNAYEVDQKMSIRQNAARQKHVDQSLSFNLYVYNTIKAKDLLDLHLTAWKERLKSTYYVRSTAVTIEECDVCSS, from the coding sequence ATGGTGTACATAAAACAACAAACAGAAGGAAATGAAGAAACGATCCGCACATTATTGTTTCCTATTTTCAAAGACTTTCCACACTTAGCGAGTGAGCGATACATTGAACGGACTGTACGGGCGCTTGCTCATACGCAGCGGTACAACGACATGATGAATAAACTTATTTTAAATGCGCTTGATGAAATCACCGTAGAACAGCCGGATTGGACGTTTGTTGCCGCTCGTCTCTATTTGCAACAGCTATACGACGAGGCAGCTAACAATCGCGGCTATGATGTATCCGACACATATCGCTACTTTTATGAATTGCAAATAATGCTCGTCGATCTCGGCATTTACGACTCGTTTTTATTGGAACGATATACGAAAGAAGAACTGCAAGAAGCGAGCACATGGATTGACACAAAAAAGGACGAGCTATTTACATACATCGGGTTAAAAACGCTCGTTGATCGCTATTTAGCGAAAGGGTATGGCGGCGAAATTTACGAACTGCCGCAAGAGCGCTTTTTAACGATTGCTTTAACATTAATGGCATATGAACATCCGACAAAACGAATGGCACTAGCGAAAGAAGCATATTGGGCATTGTCTAACCAATACATGACCGTTGCTACGCCAACTTACGCAAACGCTGGAAAGTCGTATGGTCAATTATCGAGTTGTTTTATTGATACGGTAGACGATAGTTTAATTGGCATTTATGAATCGAATACCGACATCGCTCGTTTATCAAAAGGCGGTGGAGGAATTGGCGTATATTTAGGAAAAATTCGCGCACGAAATTCTGACATCAAGGGATTTAAGGGAGTTTCATCTGGCGTCATTCCATGGATGCGCCAATTAAACAATACCGCCGTATCGGTTGACCAGCTCGGTACGCGGCAAGGAAGTATTGCCGTATATTTAGACGTTTGGCATAAAGACATTTTCTCGTTTTTAGACGCGAAGCTAAACAACGGCGATGAACGGCAAAAATGCCATGATTTATTTTATGGCGTATGCATCCCTGATTTATTTATGGAACAAGTCGAAAAGCGCGGCGATTGGTATTTATTTGACCCACATGAAGTGAAAAAAGTGATGGGCTGGAAAGATAAACACGGCAATCCATTAGGGCTAGAAGACTTTTATGATGAAGAACGAGGAAATGGCTCGTTCCGTGAAAAGTATGAGGAATGTATCAATCATCCAGAGTTAAGTAAAGAGCGCGTTCCTGCGATTGAAATCATGAAACGGATATTAAAGTCACAGTTAGAAACAGGAACGCCTTATATGTTTTATCGCGATGAAGCAAATCGGATGAATCCGAACAAACACGCAGGCATGATTTATTCTAGCAATTTATGTACAGAAATTATGCAAAACATGAGCCCAACCATCGTCACAAAAGAGTATACAGAAGATGGGGAGATTATCGTTCATAAAAAGCCGGGCGATTTTGTCGTTTGCAACTTATCGAGCATTCATTTAGCCCGTGCCGTACAAGATGATGTGTTAGAACGATTAATCCCGATTCAAGTGCGCATGCTCGATAACGTCATTGACTTAAACGAAAAGCGAATTGAAGTGTTGCAAGCTGTCCTCACCAATAAAAAATATCGCGCCATCGGGTTAGGGGCATTTTCTTGGCATCATTTATTAGCGTTAAAAGGAATCAAATGGAACAGCGAAGAAAGCGTACAGCTTGCTGATCAGTTATTCGAGAAAATTGCTTATTTAACGATTCAAGCGAGCATGGAGCTTGCCAAAGAAAAAGGAGCATATCCAGCGTTTGAAGGCTCCGATTGGCACACAGGAAAATACTTTGAACTTCGTGGGTATTATTCCCATGATGAGTTAGATTGGGATCATTTAAAACAACAAGTGATGGCATATGGGATGAGAAATGGCTATTTAATGGCGCCTGCGCCAAACGCTTCCACATCCGTTTTAGCAAACGGAACAGCATCGTGCGACCCTGTCTTTAACCGTTTATATTTTGAAGAAAAGAAAAATTATAAAATTCCTGTGACCGTCCCTGATTTAAACGCAAAAACGTTTTGGTTTTACGATAACGCCTATGAAGTGGATCAAAAGATGAGCATTCGTCAAAATGCTGCAAGACAAAAACATGTCGATCAGTCGTTAAGTTTTAATCTATATGTGTATAACACGATTAAAGCAAAAGACTTGTTGGACTTGCATCTCACCGCATGGAAAGAGCGGTTAAAATCGACGTATTACGTTCGTAGTACTGCAGTAACGATTGAAGAATGCGACGTTTGTTCATCGTAG
- a CDS encoding flavodoxin domain-containing protein: MNVLICYTSKTGNTKEVALLIEEAFCSYGHAVKTINVEHMFVIESLIHDTQLLLFGSYTWGNGQLPDEMRKLLRFLIKERNLSLPPVALFGTGDQMWPYYCRAVDEMAYHLRKVTTVLGTLKIEQSPRGHQQHLPAVFVHQLLKEVERFVIDESKIARAVASK; the protein is encoded by the coding sequence ATGAACGTTCTTATTTGTTATACATCGAAAACAGGGAACACAAAAGAAGTGGCGCTGTTAATAGAAGAAGCTTTTTGCTCATACGGACATGCGGTGAAAACGATCAATGTTGAACATATGTTTGTGATCGAATCGCTCATTCATGACACACAACTTCTTTTATTCGGTTCATATACGTGGGGAAATGGACAACTTCCGGACGAAATGAGGAAGCTACTTCGTTTTCTTATTAAAGAGCGAAATCTTTCTTTGCCTCCTGTTGCGCTGTTTGGCACAGGAGATCAAATGTGGCCATACTATTGCCGCGCTGTCGATGAAATGGCGTACCATTTACGAAAAGTGACGACGGTGCTCGGCACGTTAAAAATTGAACAATCCCCACGCGGCCATCAACAACATTTACCGGCTGTTTTCGTCCATCAACTACTCAAGGAGGTTGAGCGTTTTGTTATTGACGAAAGTAAAATTGCTCGAGCCGTCGCATCCAAATAA
- a CDS encoding ribonucleotide-diphosphate reductase subunit beta, translating to MLLTKVKLLEPSHPNKATSIINGKASGILNWNDIKYSHFYDIYKMLLGNFWTPFEINMSDDIKQWHHLSERERDAFLHIIGLLSILDSVQPNFIGAMKEYITDPSVKAIFSIIEQQEVVHNQSYSYVLASIEKLSEQNRAFEMARTNPHIYKRNEHVIRVYEAFRERPTVETFCRALVASLVLEGINFYSGFAFFYNLARNQKMLKTSTMISYINKDELCHSYFISQLVRAVLWENPHLDEDGSFSAWIYDYIDEAIRYETEWSRFVLRDIDGIDVIEMEKYIEYLGNKRLRMLGLDDRYEADENAMPWIRVFSDENVNLGKTDFFEARPRSYTKTTDINGFDEL from the coding sequence TTGTTATTGACGAAAGTAAAATTGCTCGAGCCGTCGCATCCAAATAAAGCAACAAGCATTATTAACGGAAAAGCAAGCGGGATTTTAAACTGGAACGATATTAAATATAGCCATTTTTATGATATATACAAAATGTTGCTCGGCAACTTTTGGACGCCGTTTGAAATTAACATGTCGGATGATATTAAACAATGGCATCATTTAAGCGAGCGGGAACGTGATGCATTTTTACACATTATCGGGTTGCTTTCGATTTTAGACTCTGTGCAACCAAACTTTATCGGAGCGATGAAAGAATACATTACCGATCCGAGCGTCAAAGCGATTTTTTCGATTATCGAACAACAAGAAGTCGTCCATAATCAGTCGTACTCGTATGTGCTTGCGTCTATTGAGAAACTATCCGAACAAAACCGGGCCTTTGAAATGGCGCGCACGAATCCGCACATTTATAAGAGAAATGAACACGTCATTCGCGTATATGAAGCGTTTCGTGAACGGCCAACGGTTGAAACGTTTTGCCGTGCTCTTGTCGCTTCGCTCGTCTTAGAAGGAATTAATTTTTATTCCGGGTTCGCCTTTTTTTACAACTTAGCGCGAAACCAAAAAATGCTGAAAACATCTACAATGATTAGCTATATTAATAAAGACGAACTATGCCATAGCTACTTCATTTCCCAACTCGTACGCGCTGTATTATGGGAAAATCCTCATCTGGACGAAGACGGATCATTTTCAGCGTGGATATATGATTACATCGATGAAGCGATCCGTTATGAAACGGAATGGTCGCGTTTTGTGTTGCGCGACATCGATGGCATTGATGTCATTGAAATGGAGAAATATATCGAATATCTCGGAAACAAGCGGCTGCGCATGCTTGGCTTGGACGATCGCTACGAGGCGGATGAAAACGCCATGCCTTGGATTCGCGTCTTTAGCGATGAAAACGTAAACTTAGGCAAAACTGACTTTTTTGAAGCCCGTCCACGTTCATACACAAAAACAACCGATATTAATGGGTTTGATGAATTGTAA
- a CDS encoding cytochrome D1 domain-containing protein, producing the protein MKRWALFLFILFLASCAKQPMFLSNESVLRQVAVNSNNIVINRAGDELYVANIDVPTVTIIDVKTKKKKIEIPVGREPRQLTLSPDEQFLYVSCMYDHRVDIISLKKQKVVGHIETGIEPFGLVTSQDGRWLYVANYRSGTLSIVDLQSRKVKKDIAIGHRPRTVTITADGKKLYVPHYLEGKITVIDTQKEKVIKRISLAPSPDQEDRKKSQGIPNTLEQFVIAPDGKKAYVPHLLTNIDTPIHFEETIFPAISVIRLDRDEEILDERKELFEEINVTDVKNETMIVSNPYDIVFHPNGKKAYAIMSGSEDLVVFDLARGGNATQVLRRIQGDNPRGIVISPDGETLYIHQAMSHEIAIIKTGGEQTYAKAKQTEKNISLISKDSLSPLVREGKKIFYSANSDEYAAEITKNNWMSCASCHSDGDINGLTLLTPKGPRNVPSNILTTKTGLFMWDGSRDDFTDYIHTVQGEMGGMSQYDPGKPLPADVQHMFDALFAYLDDPNSFPVPKSPYREKDGSLTSTAKKGEKLFFGKGNCVSCHGGIYFTDSVKAADSNGKLTTAQTSFLHDIGTANILDRASAGDARAQFTNPRTPKQWDTPTLRGVWATAPYLHDGSAETIEEAIARHHIEDVTLLNEQEIKQIAAYVRSLE; encoded by the coding sequence ATGAAGAGATGGGCACTCTTTCTTTTTATTTTGTTTCTCGCCTCGTGTGCGAAACAACCGATGTTTCTGTCCAACGAATCGGTGCTTCGCCAGGTGGCAGTCAACAGCAACAATATTGTTATTAACCGAGCAGGGGATGAATTGTATGTTGCCAATATTGATGTGCCTACTGTAACGATTATCGATGTAAAAACAAAGAAGAAAAAGATAGAAATTCCTGTCGGACGTGAGCCACGTCAATTAACATTAAGTCCTGATGAACAATTTTTATATGTGTCTTGTATGTATGATCATCGGGTGGACATCATTTCATTGAAAAAGCAAAAAGTGGTTGGTCATATTGAAACAGGAATTGAACCGTTTGGTTTAGTGACGAGCCAAGATGGTCGATGGCTATATGTTGCAAACTATCGTTCGGGTACATTATCTATCGTCGATCTACAGTCAAGAAAAGTAAAGAAGGATATTGCGATAGGTCATCGACCGAGAACAGTGACAATTACGGCGGATGGAAAAAAGCTATATGTCCCTCATTATTTGGAGGGAAAAATTACAGTTATTGATACACAAAAAGAAAAAGTCATCAAACGTATTTCATTGGCACCTTCGCCAGATCAAGAAGACCGCAAAAAAAGTCAAGGTATCCCAAATACATTAGAGCAGTTTGTTATTGCACCTGATGGGAAAAAAGCGTACGTCCCGCACTTATTAACAAATATTGATACACCTATTCACTTTGAGGAGACGATTTTTCCTGCTATTTCAGTTATTCGACTAGATAGAGATGAAGAAATATTGGATGAAAGAAAAGAATTGTTTGAAGAAATCAATGTAACGGATGTAAAAAATGAAACAATGATCGTATCTAATCCGTACGATATTGTGTTCCATCCTAATGGAAAAAAAGCGTACGCAATTATGTCGGGAAGTGAAGATCTCGTTGTTTTTGACCTTGCTCGAGGTGGGAATGCTACTCAAGTATTGCGTCGAATTCAAGGAGATAACCCAAGAGGAATTGTCATTTCCCCAGATGGGGAAACATTGTATATACATCAGGCGATGAGTCATGAAATTGCGATAATCAAAACAGGCGGAGAACAAACATACGCAAAAGCGAAACAAACAGAAAAAAATATTTCTCTCATTTCGAAAGATTCATTGTCTCCTCTTGTAAGGGAAGGAAAAAAAATATTTTATAGTGCAAATAGTGATGAATATGCAGCTGAGATAACAAAAAATAATTGGATGAGTTGTGCATCTTGCCATAGTGATGGCGATATCAATGGCCTGACACTTTTAACACCTAAAGGACCAAGGAATGTACCAAGCAATATTTTAACAACGAAAACAGGATTGTTTATGTGGGATGGATCACGTGATGACTTTACTGATTATATCCATACCGTACAAGGCGAAATGGGTGGTATGTCACAATATGATCCGGGCAAACCGTTACCAGCTGATGTTCAACATATGTTTGATGCACTCTTTGCTTATTTAGATGACCCAAATTCGTTCCCTGTGCCTAAAAGTCCTTATCGAGAGAAGGACGGGAGTTTGACGTCTACAGCTAAAAAAGGAGAAAAATTATTTTTTGGAAAGGGAAATTGCGTAAGTTGCCATGGAGGAATATACTTTACAGATAGTGTAAAAGCGGCAGATAGTAACGGAAAACTGACTACAGCACAAACGTCGTTTTTGCATGATATCGGGACAGCGAATATACTTGATCGCGCTTCGGCTGGAGACGCGCGCGCACAATTTACAAACCCACGAACTCCAAAACAGTGGGATACCCCTACATTGCGTGGAGTATGGGCGACTGCCCCATATTTACATGATGGAAGTGCCGAAACGATTGAAGAAGCGATTGCACGTCACCACATAGAAGATGTGACATTACTTAATGAACAGGAAATAAAACAAATTGCTGCATACGTACGATCATTAGAGTAA
- a CDS encoding DUF2325 domain-containing protein, which produces MSSLLVVGADHLGNITDKLKNSGFKEIIHLDGRKVNMVKRQIPEHVDIVFVMTDYINHNLAKVIKQKAKDQHKPIYFVKRSWSSIQSVIEQMGELKRVN; this is translated from the coding sequence ATGTCATCGTTATTAGTTGTTGGTGCGGATCATTTAGGAAACATTACCGATAAATTAAAAAACTCAGGATTTAAGGAAATTATTCATTTAGATGGTCGAAAAGTGAATATGGTGAAACGTCAAATACCAGAGCACGTCGATATCGTATTTGTGATGACGGATTATATTAACCATAATTTAGCGAAAGTCATTAAACAAAAAGCAAAAGATCAACACAAGCCGATTTACTTTGTAAAGCGTTCATGGAGTTCCATTCAATCTGTCATTGAGCAAATGGGGGAGCTAAAACGAGTGAACTAA
- a CDS encoding DUF1540 domain-containing protein, giving the protein MAKDVLCEVQNCQFWSQGNRCSADAIYVVSHAGATATSSTETDCKTFQPNE; this is encoded by the coding sequence ATGGCAAAAGATGTGCTTTGTGAAGTGCAAAATTGTCAGTTTTGGTCACAAGGTAATCGATGTAGTGCAGACGCAATCTATGTCGTAAGCCATGCCGGTGCAACGGCAACAAGTTCAACAGAAACAGACTGTAAAACGTTCCAACCGAACGAATAA
- a CDS encoding cytochrome ubiquinol oxidase subunit I codes for MSDVLLLSRFQFAITVFYHFLFVPLTIGLIVLIAWMETQHVRTKNPLYRQMADFWGKLFAINFVLGVVTGITMEFQFGTNWSEYSKYMGDIFGSPLAIEALVAFFLESTFMGIWLFGKDKISPKLRAFSIWMVALGTNISALWIITANGFMQNPVGYIERNGRIELQNFWEVVTNPYAWHMFVHTVVSCYIVGAFFVMAVSAWHLLRKQHIEFFKKSFKYGLILGLIAATATPFIGHKSASFAAKMQPAKGAALEAVWETKESLPFHIIQIPDPENERNIVEFLTIPKLGSYFYTHSFDGKVVGFDQIPKDERPNVNIVFYSFRLMVALGLYFVALFWYGFYLYRKNKLVESRRFLKLVMYSVLLPYVAINAGWVVAEVGRQPWTVYGLMRTAEAVSPISLSQIVFSLVSLVLFYTILLIADVYLMLKYAKKGPYTSTATKGGEIQHVS; via the coding sequence ATGAGCGACGTGCTTTTACTTAGCCGTTTTCAATTTGCCATTACGGTTTTTTATCATTTTTTATTCGTCCCGCTAACGATTGGTCTTATTGTTTTAATTGCATGGATGGAAACGCAACACGTACGAACAAAAAATCCGCTCTATCGGCAAATGGCAGACTTTTGGGGAAAATTGTTTGCGATTAACTTCGTCCTCGGTGTTGTGACAGGAATTACAATGGAATTTCAGTTTGGGACAAACTGGTCGGAGTATTCGAAATATATGGGGGATATTTTCGGCTCTCCGCTCGCCATTGAAGCGCTCGTTGCTTTCTTTTTAGAGTCAACATTTATGGGCATTTGGCTATTTGGGAAGGATAAAATTTCACCAAAACTTCGTGCCTTCTCTATCTGGATGGTGGCGCTTGGTACAAACATTTCAGCGCTTTGGATTATCACAGCAAACGGCTTTATGCAAAATCCGGTCGGATATATTGAAAGAAACGGCCGCATCGAACTTCAAAACTTTTGGGAAGTTGTGACAAATCCATATGCATGGCATATGTTCGTTCATACAGTTGTTAGCTGTTATATCGTTGGGGCATTTTTTGTGATGGCGGTTAGTGCTTGGCATTTATTACGCAAACAACATATCGAGTTTTTCAAAAAATCGTTTAAATACGGACTCATTTTAGGATTAATCGCAGCAACAGCTACACCGTTTATCGGGCATAAATCCGCATCATTTGCGGCAAAAATGCAACCTGCCAAAGGGGCAGCTCTTGAAGCTGTGTGGGAAACAAAAGAAAGTTTACCATTTCACATTATTCAAATTCCTGACCCAGAAAATGAGCGTAACATCGTTGAATTTTTAACGATCCCAAAGCTCGGAAGCTACTTTTATACGCACTCGTTTGATGGGAAAGTTGTCGGATTCGATCAAATTCCGAAAGATGAACGTCCGAATGTCAATATCGTCTTTTATTCATTTCGTTTAATGGTAGCACTCGGTCTATACTTTGTCGCTCTATTTTGGTACGGATTTTACTTATATCGTAAAAATAAATTAGTTGAATCACGACGTTTCTTAAAACTCGTGATGTATTCTGTATTGCTTCCGTATGTCGCTATCAACGCTGGCTGGGTCGTTGCGGAAGTCGGGCGTCAACCGTGGACGGTATACGGATTAATGCGCACAGCTGAAGCCGTATCACCTATTTCTCTTTCACAAATTGTTTTCTCACTCGTCAGCTTAGTTTTGTTTTACACCATTTTGCTTATCGCAGACGTGTACTTAATGTTGAAATATGCGAAAAAAGGACCGTACACATCGACGGCTACGAAAGGTGGGGAAATTCAACATGTCTCATGA